One Panicum virgatum strain AP13 chromosome 9K, P.virgatum_v5, whole genome shotgun sequence genomic region harbors:
- the LOC120652751 gene encoding uncharacterized protein LOC120652751: MDILLGSGRFLARRPPLALVPRCSRGTPDKGPSDKGETSTDWDKAWSTFKKKGKRTLFSDFSPNKYVTWNPRRSEYPVSEEVDPIKSTERSNLMLWTSPQFTLVGAIIIVLTLLIYTLVVPPK; the protein is encoded by the exons ATGGATATACTGCTAGGTTCCGGGAGATTCTTGGCGCGACGGCCTCCCCTCGCGCTCGTCCCTCGCTGCTCCCGAGGCACCCCGGACAAAGGCCCCAGCGACAAAG GCGAAACCTCTACCGACTGGGACAAGGCTTGGTCAACATTTAAGAAGAAAGGGAAAAGGACCCTATTTTCAGATTTCTCACCAAACAAGTATGTGACCTGGAACCCCCGGCGCAGTGAGTATCCAGTGTCAGAAGAGGTTGATCCAATCAAGAGCACTGAAAGATCTAACTTGATGCTGTGGACAAGTCCTCAGTTTACCTTGGTGGGGGCGATAATCATCGTCTTGACATTACTAATCTATACACTAGTTGTCCCACCCAAGTAA